The genomic DNA TCTCGCCATCATCATTCAAATCTTCAATATCGTAACTGTAGCCACCAAGTTCATTTTCTTTAAGCCCTTTGCAGTGAGGTAGATAGAATACCCCCAATGGCTGACCTACAATCTGATATACTACATTATTGTCTCCACCGTTCTGACCTGCACCATAAAGCGAGCCAATCGGAGTAATATCTGAAGCTGTCATATGCATACCATTATACTCTCCACTAAGCGAAAGTAACTTATTCTTCTGGTAGGACATATTGAAGTTGATATTCATCTCCATATCCTTTCGTTGAATGGGAACTACCGAGATTCCTAGTTCGACACCCTGGTTAGACATCGAGCCGATATTTGCCATCAGTTTATCGAACGCAAAGGTCGGAACGGGAACATCATACTCATAGAGCATATCAGTTGTCTTTGAGTAATATAATTCCGAGGTAAGCATCAACCGATTATCCCATATACCTAAGTCAAAACCGATATTAAATGTTGAACGAGTCTCCCACTTAAGGTCCGGATTCGTGTTGCGTATACTTCCCATTGTTACGGTAGGTGCACCGTTGATGGATACGATACCATTCTCCTTTACGGTATTAAGTGTTGTATAGGATGTTATACCTCCAAGATTTCCTGACCGACCATATCCGGTTCTTAGTTTCAACATTGTTATAAAGTCAGTATCAGAGAGGAAGCCTTCTTTTTTTACATCCCAACCCAGTGATACTGATGGGAAGAATCCGAAAGTATTGTTATCGCTTACCATTGAAGAGCCATCTCCACGGAGTGCTGCCGCAATAGAATATCTATCCTTGTAACTATATGTGACACTACCCATTATTGAAGCAAGTGACGGGTCTTCATAGCTACTGCTCGTACCACCGAAAGGACGCGATGATGTTGCTCCGATGTTATTATAGGAGAAATCATTTGTTGTTATTCCTTTTGCCTGCACCCATAAACCAGTCCTTACCTGTTTAAGATATTCTGCGCCAACAACAGCATCAAGGTGTGAGTCTCCCCAAGCATTGTTATATGAGAGGGACACATTTGTAAAGTAGTCTTCACCCTTGAACTCTCCACGATAAACATTGCCTTGCGCCCACACCCATGTAGGACAAAATTGAGCATTTCCCGTAGATGAATATGAATAAGAGCCGAAAGCCGACAATATCAAATTGTCAAGGATATTAAATTTCAGCCCCAAATGTGTATTGAAATTCCGTTCTTCGGAGTCATTTTTCTCATAGAGGAGTGCTCCGGGGTGGTTGATGTGTGATGCAGCCGAGTTCTTCACCCAGTTGCCATTAACATCAGTTCCTGCTGGATATGTAGGATTCTGTGCAGCTGTCGAGTAAAACAGCATTCGTGTATCGAAAATGTCGTGTATCTTTGAAGAGTAGCCATATACACCAAAATCGCCAACTAAGCGACCATCGAAAGCCTTTTGTGTAGCATCAAGTTTTACCACTAAATTTCGGTAATCGTTAACTTTGACAATTGTATTATGATCCATAAAACCGAACGATGCTCGATAGTTTGAGTTTTCCGAACCACCGCTAAAAGCCAAGTGATGCTGATGTATCAAGCCCGTACGAGTAATTACATCGTGAAAATTGGTGTTGTAGCCACCATTATTGTAATCTAATCCAAGTGCCTCTGCTGTAGCTATATACTCCGGGCCGTTGAGCATTTGCAGATGTTTATACATTGACTCGAATCCGTAGTTGCCATCATATGATATTTCGAAACCTCGCCCCGTTCCTTTCTTGGTCTTAATCTCAATTACACCTGAAGCACCACGGGAACCGTACATTGCCGTTTCGGTAGCATTCTTCAAAATAGTGAAACTCTCGATGTCTGCGGGATATATGGTAGATAGCGTAGCGATGTCAGATGTCACTCCGTCAATAATTACTAACGGGTCATTGCCACCCATAATGGATGTGGTACCACGCACACGGATACTATTCAGCATAGCGAGCCTGTCAGTCCCATTAGTGGTGACGTTCACACCGGCAGACTGACCACTCAATACATCCAAAGCATTATTCAATGGTCCCTTCTTGATATTCTCGGGCCTGATATGCTCTAATGATTTAGTCGCCGAAATGGTATCTTGTTTCTCTCTGATATTCTGTACTTGTGCATCAATTTTTTGAGCACTACAGATGAAGAACATTATGACAAGACAAAGACTGACTCTTCCCATCTTGATTCGTTAAATCTCTGTAGATTCCCCAGACCAGACAGTTAATAAATCTTATACGCAATGTATTATAAAGAGGGGGATTGGGAATCTGTACTATTTCCCTGCCTGTCCGTCCGCTTAGCCATTGTATATTTTTTTTTGTTATTTCATATCAGTGATGCTGATAATCCAAGCAAGAACAGAGTAAACATCTACCTCTTTTATACATAAATCCTTTCCAAGGACTTTATAAGCGCAACCATTAACTACATTACATTACAAAGGTAACAATAATTTGTCATTTGAAGAAATTTAGAAAAAAGAAAAAGTCATTATGCGTGATATTTTTTATTTAATTACGACATTTATCAAATACAAAAAATCATAGAAGGACAAAAATCTTTAAATGATTTGATTATAAACAAACTTTAAATAGTTAAATTGCAATAATACTATACCATGGTTGTTCTTTACCTTAATGTAATACTACTGTTATATATCTGGTCATTTATCTCCTTTTGTCGGATGCAAAGGTTGCCAAACCTCTTTTAGAAAACGAAAAGTTCAAGCGGTAAACCATTTGGAGCAGTTTCGTCCTCCGTTGGAGAGTAAACAGCTCCAAAACCTTTTCTTATTCATCGGCTTGGCTGAAAACTGCATCCGGCAACGGAGATAAACGACTGACGAAATAATAGCATAAAACAGCATAGCCCCCCCTTAATAAGGCAATTTTATCAATGCTGTTTTCATTCTTTTCAGAGGACTATTATTTTCGACAGAGAGAAATTTGGCAAGCGGCAGATTTCACTCCCTCAAAAATAATAGATTTGAATTGCTGTCCTCTTGCCTTTATTGGAAATTGTAGTACCTTTGTAGTGGCTTGTGCGAACGAGCCAAGCAATGTGGAAAGATGGGAACATCGAACCATCAATAAAGTACCGAAAAGAGGGAAAATACCCTCTACCACCGCTCTTTGAGTGTTAAGAAATAATAAAAAGGTTAAATCTTCACCTTTTAGAATGTACCCCTAAAGGTTATGCCCATATTTCTGACTTATAACTCACAAAATATTGAGTAATAACTGGTTGCAAATACTATAATCTTTAAATTGTTTCTGTTGCAAAGTTACCCTCCTGCGTATTCGCTTTGCTGTATCATAATCACGGATAGCATTACCATTTTCATCTGAATTACCGCAAAGCATACCAGAAGAATTCCGAAATTTTTTCGAACGGTATCTTATCCATCCGGGTCATACAAGTCTACATGATTGGCTCCGGGAACGATATACAGTTCTTTCGGTTCGCTGGCTTCTTGATAGGCATCCTCACTGAAATAGCGCGAATGTGCATGCTCGCCTGCAATGAATAGCACGGGGCGTGGTGAAATCTCTTTAATCATGGCAAACGGATAGAAGTTCATCAATGCCGCCTGACTGGTAAAGCGTATACCTTGATAGCGCGGATGATAGCCACGCAAGGGGTTGCGATAGTAATCGAAAAACTCCTTCTGCACGGCATTGGCATTTCCCAGCAGTTTCTCCGGTGTGCCAAAGCGGATACGTGCTTCTCCCGTTTCTGCTTCCTTCCAACGTTGTTCGGCAACTTCATCCAACAGTTTGCGTCTTTGTTCATCCGTCATCGAATCCCCCAAACCGTTACGGGTGGCACGCCCCATATCATACATGCTCACGGTTGCCAATGCCTTGATGCGGGGGTCGAGAGAAGCCGCACAGACAGAGAACCCGCCGCTTCCGCAGATGCCAATCACACCGATACGGTTGCGGTCAATAAACGGTTGTAGTCCGAGCCAGTCTACAGAAGCACTGAAGTCTTCCACCAATGCGTCGGGCGATACCGTGTGACGCGGTTCTCCTCCACTTTCGCCTTGATAGGAAGCATCAAAAGCCAGAGTCACGTAGCCTCGCCGTGCCATTTCCTGTGCATAGAGTCCGCTACACTGTTCTTTCACAGCCCCGAACGGGTGTCCGATGATGAGGGCTGCATAGTGTTGCGCTTCATTGAAATCCTTCGGGAGGTACATTTCGGCGCAAAGCATGATATCATACCTGTTTTTATAAAAGACCTTACGGACAGTAATTGTCGGATCTGTTTGAAAAGTCTTTGCCGGTTCATCGGATTCAGAAAGCACCATTCCGTTCCGACAGCGTGCCGCCATGATAAGTACTTCGTCTATCTGAGCCTGTGTCACGCCGTTGTGCTTGGCATGGGCAATGTGAGTATTCAACTCATTCTTCACGCCGTCCAACACCGACAAGGCAGCCACAGTAGACAGTTCACGGGTACGCCAGTCGAGATTGTCACGGCTGAATATGTCACCGAACAGATGAGCTTTCAGAAATTGGTCCAATGCCGGAGCAAATGTCAGCACTTCTCCTAGTGCCGGACGACCGAACAGTTTCAGCTGGTTTTGTCCACCGACAACAAACATATCCGAACTCTTTACCGGAGAAGGCTCCCGTCCGGCTTCATCCTTTATGCCTTGTGCTGCACGCTCTTTGGTGAGATTCATCAGCGTAACCAATGCACCCATGCTGCGTGGAAAGCCGCAATAGGCATAGAGCTGGGTAAGTACTTCTTTTTCTTCGCTCACGGTCAGCCCACAGTCAAGTCCTCTGGCAAGGATCACTTTGAGGCTGTCCTGATTGCCACGTGCGGCATACATACTGATGGCGGCAATACTTTGTTCTTTCTTGCTTAACATATTGTCCTTGTTTTGTGCCTGCGTATAAACGATACAGCATATCAGGCAGGCGATGGTTGTAATTAACTTGTTCATATTGCTTTCTGTTTAGTGATGAATTTATAAGAACTTGACAAACGCCGGTCTTTCCAGTCGGATATTTTTTCCCGTATTCTTCAGTAACCCCGTATTTCGGTTTCTTTCGAATATCTGTATGCAGTTGGCATCCCTGCAAACCACTGCCAAATAGCAACCATCCGGAGAGATGGCAAAACTTCGCGGATAAAGACCTGTTGGCTGAAATCCTATTTGAACCAATGTTCCTTTTTGGGAATCAATGGAATAAACAATTATGCCATCTTCTTTCAAGTGCTTGGAAGCATAGAGGAATTTGCCATCGGATGAAACATGGATATCTGCATTTCCCTCTGCAACGAAAGGGTCGCAGACAATTGTTTGTAAACGTTCCAACTTGCCTTCATTATAGGAGAATACAGTTATTTTACCCGAGAGTTCACTGATGAGATAAGCAAATCTGCCATTCGGGTGAAAACATATATGTCGAGGTCCTGAGCCGGAATCCATCTGTATGCGGACTACTCTTGATTCATCCAACAGAGAATGAGCCTTACCTGCTTCCGGTCGTTTGCCTATCGGAAACAGATAGATACAATCTGTTCCCAAATCGGTAGCAAGAAGGAATTTGCCATCAGGTGTAAAGGTCACGCAATGCAGATGCGATTGTTCCTGCCTTTTTTTATTCGGCCCATTTCCAGCAAAACGAATTATTTTTGTATCACGTTGCAACTTTCCTTTCTTATCCTGTGAGAATACCGTGATGCTGCCACCCTTATAATTTGCTGTCAGAACAAAGTATTCCTTTGGACTGAGAGTAATATAAATAGGAAGTTCACCGTCTGTAGATTGCGAGTTAAGCAGAGACAGCAGACCACTTTCCTTATCAAAAAGCAAAGCATTGGCAGTCGAACTTTTCCCTTCATCATCGCCTATGGCATAAATTCGATTACCAGTGCTATCAGATGTAAGGAAAGCAGGATTTGAAATCCCTCTCAGCCCACACGGATAGTCGACATCGGCAGTTTGTCCGTCAAACCGGTACATTCTGACACCTTCTTCGTCTGGCTTCATATAACATCCTACCAACAGAAATTTTGCATAAGTTCCCTTATCCGGGACATCTTCGGTTGACCGCGCTTGAATCGTAGTGAAGCTAAGCCATAAGATTAACATGACAAATAAAGCTTTTGGTTTCATCTTATTTACCTTTTTGGTTTCACTTGCAAAATTACAGCATTCACATACTGAAGATTAGACCTCAATCACTGATAAAATTACCACTTTCATCGGGCTTGGACCGGGTTAAATGTTATCTGTGAAAATGGTAAGACAGTCTGTGATTAGGGTTATATGTTCGTTGATTGAATGAACTAACTTTGTCGTCATGGAATAAAATAAATAAGGGATAGAAAAGAAACAGCTGTTCCTCAGACAGCAATGTCAATATAAATACTTATTTTTGTAAAAAACAAAAGGATGGTTATGGGAGATATAACAAGAATAGATACAGTTCAGCAGTACTGCGACCTTTTCGAAGTCGAAGCTCTGCACCCGTTGGTCAGCGTTGTGAATTGTTACGAGGTGCAGCCCATCAGACACTCAAAGAAACTGTACAACATTTATGCTGTGTTGCTGAAAGATACTGACTGCGGTACGATGAATTATGGACGGAGCCTCTATGACTATGAAAAAGGCTCCATGCTGTTTATCGCTCCGGGGCAGGTAATGGGTTCTGACGATGATGGCAGTCTGCACCAGCCGGCCGGATGGGCCCTGATGTTCCATCCCGAACTATTGCGCGGTACTTCCCTTGCACATATAATAAAAGAGTATTCTTATTTCTCATATAATGCCAACGAAGCACTGCACCTGTCAGAACAGGAGCGCAAAGTAGTCATTGAATGTATAAACAATGTAGCAGAAGAATTGAGGCATCCTATTGACAAGCACAGCCGTTCTTTGATTATTGATACCATGAAGCTTCTCCTTGACCGCTGCATCCGCTTTTATGACCGCCAGTTCATTACAAGGGAAAATGCCAACAACGATTTGTTGGCGCGTTTTGAATTGTTGCTCAATAATTACTATCATTCTGCCTTGCCAACGAGTAAAGGTATTCCGACGGTACAGTATTGCGCTGACCAACTGTGTCTTTCCACCAATTATTTCAGTGACCTGGTAAAAAAGGAAACCGGTATGTCAGCAATCAAGCATATCCAGCAAAAAATTATGGATATAGCCAAAGAGCGCATCATGAACACGCAAAAAAGTATCAGTCAAATCTCAGATGAAATGGGTTTCCAATACCCGCAACATTTCACACGTTGGTTCAAGAAGATGGAAGGTTGCACACCGAACGAATATCGCAATGAAATTATAAAACAAGCGATAAACTAACTGGTCTTATCATCATTTATTCGTAGAGTCTCTTACAAATAATACTCTGGATATAACCAACAAAGCAATTAATGAACAACTTTGAAATCTTGAACCGATAAACAAAAAAGTTTGATGATCTCCTGCATACACTTTTCCCATCGGATGAACAGCTGTTGTCCGGTCTTTTTCCTGCGGTAAGTCAGGATTCCGTTCGCAATGTCTCCCTTTTTCAGATAAGCCATGTCCACAAAGGACATCCCCCGTGTGTAAAAGCAGAACAGGAACATGTCACGTGCGAAATCAAGGTGGGGTTTCAGGGACAAGTCCAGTCTTTTGATACGCCTGATATCATTTAAATGAATGGCCCGTTTCAAGGTCTTTTCCACACCTGTATAAACAGACTTGAACAGGTTCCGCTGTCCGGTCAGTCCGTTCTCCACCGCACGGTTGTAGACCGCTTTCAGAATGCGCATGTAGAACGAGATTGTATTGGGTGAGTTCCCCCTGTTTTTCAGATAAGCCTCGTATTCCATGAGCAAGTCAGAGCTAAGTTCGCCAAACAGTATATCGCTACCTTTCATAAAACTGCTGAAACTTTTGAGCGCGGCTGTATAGGTTTCAGAGGTCCGTATCTTTCCCAAACGTTTCAGCCTTACTATCTGTTGCCGGATATAGTCGTTAAACGAAGGTTCTTGTCCGCTGTCATGGAAACGTATGACGATATCATCCGCTGTAAACGGACCGGATTGGCTTAATGTCCTGATAGCCTTTTCCAGTCGGATTTTGTCCCGTCTTATCCGTTCCCCTACCGATAGAAGATAATTGTCCCGTTCCATCCCTGCAGGGTGTTGACAGGGAATGACCGCTTCGGAACGTTGGTCCCATTCCGAAGCGAAAAGTTTGTATCCGGTACTGATCTGCCTGACCACACGGTTATGAATCACCTGATAATACAGTGCGCCCTCCCTGCCTTCCGCGGACGAGGACCTGAATTTGGTTCTGATTGTTGCCATAGTGCAGTCATTTTGAATTGGGATTGTCCAGTTGCTTCCTGATTTCCTGTGCCTCCCTGAACAGCCGGTGCGCCAGACTGTCCTTGTAGGCTGCCATTTCATGGTTACGGATGCGGTTCCTGACCGAGTCCTCAAAAGCGGTCACCAGCCTTTCCACACGCCGGATCTTTTCCTCGTCCCGCTTGATGGTGAAATGCTTCTCAAGGAAGGCGATGTCGGGATCATCCCCCGGCAGGCAGATCCTGATGGCTCGGTATTTCAAATCGGCATCTTTCAAAAGCCGGTTCGTGCGGTACTGGTTGCAGTTGGTCCAGACGGAAATGATCAGTGCCAGGATCAGTGCTGAAGCTGTCGTTACCACTGCCTTGGATGCGCTTTCCAGACGGTAGGTCACCAGTCTGCGCTCCGGTTCCTTTTTCAGCAGGACCATTCTCTCATCCAGCCGTCTCACTGTCTCCTTTACAGCTTGGCAGTCTTGACTCAGGCAGTATCTAATCTTTTCCATCTCCCCGGCAAACGTTTCGGCAGACAACGGCCAGCCTTCCGACAACCGGACGGTATGGTTACGTACCGCTGCTATTTCCAAGCCGTTTTTCTCCACCGCGGATTGCAGGCGTTCCAGACGGATTTTCAGTTCCGCAATCCCTTCCGGGGAACTGGTCCGGTTTCCAACTGCGGGGCTTGTGCCTTCCACGGGCAGCGTCTCCACTTTCTTCTCGATCCTTTCAAGGCAT from Parabacteroides merdae ATCC 43184 includes the following:
- a CDS encoding SusC/RagA family TonB-linked outer membrane protein, producing the protein MGRVSLCLVIMFFICSAQKIDAQVQNIREKQDTISATKSLEHIRPENIKKGPLNNALDVLSGQSAGVNVTTNGTDRLAMLNSIRVRGTTSIMGGNDPLVIIDGVTSDIATLSTIYPADIESFTILKNATETAMYGSRGASGVIEIKTKKGTGRGFEISYDGNYGFESMYKHLQMLNGPEYIATAEALGLDYNNGGYNTNFHDVITRTGLIHQHHLAFSGGSENSNYRASFGFMDHNTIVKVNDYRNLVVKLDATQKAFDGRLVGDFGVYGYSSKIHDIFDTRMLFYSTAAQNPTYPAGTDVNGNWVKNSAASHINHPGALLYEKNDSEERNFNTHLGLKFNILDNLILSAFGSYSYSSTGNAQFCPTWVWAQGNVYRGEFKGEDYFTNVSLSYNNAWGDSHLDAVVGAEYLKQVRTGLWVQAKGITTNDFSYNNIGATSSRPFGGTSSSYEDPSLASIMGSVTYSYKDRYSIAAALRGDGSSMVSDNNTFGFFPSVSLGWDVKKEGFLSDTDFITMLKLRTGYGRSGNLGGITSYTTLNTVKENGIVSINGAPTVTMGSIRNTNPDLKWETRSTFNIGFDLGIWDNRLMLTSELYYSKTTDMLYEYDVPVPTFAFDKLMANIGSMSNQGVELGISVVPIQRKDMEMNINFNMSYQKNKLLSLSGEYNGMHMTASDITPIGSLYGAGQNGGDNNVVYQIVGQPLGVFYLPHCKGLKENELGGYSYDIEDLNDDGEIDFSDGGDRYIAGQATPKVTIGSNISFRYKSFDIAMQINGAFGHKIFNGTGLAYTNMSIFPDYNVLKGAPEKNIIDQNVSDYWLEKGDYVNIEHITIGYNIPMKSKAVKSLRLSAGISNLATITGYSGLTPMINSYVVSNTLGIDDKRTYPLYRTYSLGLSIQF
- a CDS encoding carboxymuconolactone decarboxylase family protein, whose product is MNKLITTIACLICCIVYTQAQNKDNMLSKKEQSIAAISMYAARGNQDSLKVILARGLDCGLTVSEEKEVLTQLYAYCGFPRSMGALVTLMNLTKERAAQGIKDEAGREPSPVKSSDMFVVGGQNQLKLFGRPALGEVLTFAPALDQFLKAHLFGDIFSRDNLDWRTRELSTVAALSVLDGVKNELNTHIAHAKHNGVTQAQIDEVLIMAARCRNGMVLSESDEPAKTFQTDPTITVRKVFYKNRYDIMLCAEMYLPKDFNEAQHYAALIIGHPFGAVKEQCSGLYAQEMARRGYVTLAFDASYQGESGGEPRHTVSPDALVEDFSASVDWLGLQPFIDRNRIGVIGICGSGGFSVCAASLDPRIKALATVSMYDMGRATRNGLGDSMTDEQRRKLLDEVAEQRWKEAETGEARIRFGTPEKLLGNANAVQKEFFDYYRNPLRGYHPRYQGIRFTSQAALMNFYPFAMIKEISPRPVLFIAGEHAHSRYFSEDAYQEASEPKELYIVPGANHVDLYDPDG
- a CDS encoding lactonase family protein, producing MKPKALFVMLILWLSFTTIQARSTEDVPDKGTYAKFLLVGCYMKPDEEGVRMYRFDGQTADVDYPCGLRGISNPAFLTSDSTGNRIYAIGDDEGKSSTANALLFDKESGLLSLLNSQSTDGELPIYITLSPKEYFVLTANYKGGSITVFSQDKKGKLQRDTKIIRFAGNGPNKKRQEQSHLHCVTFTPDGKFLLATDLGTDCIYLFPIGKRPEAGKAHSLLDESRVVRIQMDSGSGPRHICFHPNGRFAYLISELSGKITVFSYNEGKLERLQTIVCDPFVAEGNADIHVSSDGKFLYASKHLKEDGIIVYSIDSQKGTLVQIGFQPTGLYPRSFAISPDGCYLAVVCRDANCIQIFERNRNTGLLKNTGKNIRLERPAFVKFL
- a CDS encoding helix-turn-helix domain-containing protein, producing MVMGDITRIDTVQQYCDLFEVEALHPLVSVVNCYEVQPIRHSKKLYNIYAVLLKDTDCGTMNYGRSLYDYEKGSMLFIAPGQVMGSDDDGSLHQPAGWALMFHPELLRGTSLAHIIKEYSYFSYNANEALHLSEQERKVVIECINNVAEELRHPIDKHSRSLIIDTMKLLLDRCIRFYDRQFITRENANNDLLARFELLLNNYYHSALPTSKGIPTVQYCADQLCLSTNYFSDLVKKETGMSAIKHIQQKIMDIAKERIMNTQKSISQISDEMGFQYPQHFTRWFKKMEGCTPNEYRNEIIKQAIN
- a CDS encoding site-specific integrase — translated: MATIRTKFRSSSAEGREGALYYQVIHNRVVRQISTGYKLFASEWDQRSEAVIPCQHPAGMERDNYLLSVGERIRRDKIRLEKAIRTLSQSGPFTADDIVIRFHDSGQEPSFNDYIRQQIVRLKRLGKIRTSETYTAALKSFSSFMKGSDILFGELSSDLLMEYEAYLKNRGNSPNTISFYMRILKAVYNRAVENGLTGQRNLFKSVYTGVEKTLKRAIHLNDIRRIKRLDLSLKPHLDFARDMFLFCFYTRGMSFVDMAYLKKGDIANGILTYRRKKTGQQLFIRWEKCMQEIIKLFCLSVQDFKVVH